In the genome of Candoia aspera isolate rCanAsp1 chromosome 1, rCanAsp1.hap2, whole genome shotgun sequence, one region contains:
- the LOC134487287 gene encoding aldehyde dehydrogenase family 3 member B1-like, whose amino-acid sequence MKDECVDKNLFTQLDHAFIRKEPFGVVLIIGAFNYPIQLTLIPLVGAIAAGNCVILKPSEVSSHTERLLAEALPCYLDSETFAVVTAGPEETGKLLENKFDYIFFTGNNRVGKIIMTAAAKHLTPLTMELGGKSPCYVDHYCNFQNAANRIVWGKFINAGQTCISPDYVICTVETQEKLMPCLRHAIREFYGTDPKESPDFGRMVNDKHFQRVRALLKCGRVAIGGETDERDRYIAPTVMVDVKEWEPIMQEEVFGPILPIFTVKDLEEAIQFINCRERPLAAYAFSCDDKVVNCVLDSISSGGFCGNDTVTRATLISLPFGGIGLSGFGKYHGKFTFDTFTHFRGCLLRCMGLEAINKVRYPPFDDKKLGIVVSALEIKRRGMCTLL is encoded by the exons ATGAAGGATGAATGTGTGGACAAGAACCTA TTCACACAGCTGGATCATGCCTTCATTCGCAAGGAGCCATTTGGGGTGGTGCTGATCATTGGAGCCTTTAACTACCCTATCCAACTTACTTTGATACCCCTGGTGGGGGCCATTGCAGCTG ggaactgcgtgattctcAAACCTTCAGAGGTGAGCAGCCACACTGAGAGGCTCCTTGCAGAAGCACTGCCTTGTTATCTCGATTCG GAAACCTTTGCTGTGGTGACAGCTGGTCCTGAAGAAACGGGAAAATTACTGGAAAATAAGTTTGATTATATCTTCTTTACAG GGAATAACCGTGTAGGAAAGATCATCATGACTGCTGCAGCGAAACATCTGACACCATTGACTATGGAGCTGGGGGGTAAAAGTCCCTGTTATGTGGATCACTACTGCAATTTCCAGAATGCAGCCAACCGAATTGTATGGGGAAAATTCATTAATGCTGGACAGACATGCATTTCACCAGATTATGTGATCTGTACAGTTGAAACACAGGAGAAGTTGATGCCTTGCCTGCGCCACGCTATCCGCGAATTCTATGGCACTGATCCCAAGGAGTCACCCGATTTTGGCCGCATGGTCAATGACAAGCATTTCCAGCGCGTCCGAGCTTTGCTGAAATGTGGCCGGGTGGCCATTGGTGGAGAGACTGATGAGCGTGACCGTTATATTG CTCCCACAGTGATGGTGGATGTGAAGGAATGGGAGCCAATCATGCAAGAGGAGGTTTTTGGGCCCATCCTGCCCATTTTCACTGTGAAAGATTTGGAGGAGGCCATCCAATTCATCAATTGCAGAGAACGCCCACTAGCTGCCTATGCCTTCTCCTGTGACGACAAG GTTGTGAACTGTGTACTGGATAGCATTAGCAGTGGTGGCTTTTGCGGCAATGATACCGTGACACGCGCAACACTGATTTCCCTACCATTTGGTGGCATTG gACTCAGTGGATTTGGCAAGTACCATGGCAAGTTTACTTTCGACACATTTACTCACTTTCGCGGCTGTCTTTTGCGCTGCATGGGCCTGGAGGCCATCAACAAAGTGCGCTACCCACCATTCGACGATAAAAAATTGGGAATAGTGGTCTCTGCTTTGGAGATCAAGCGCAGGGGCATGTGCACTTTGCTGTGA